The segment caatgataaaaacaaggaaagggATGGAGcaatgataaaaacaaggaaagggATGGAGcaatgataaaaacaaggaaagggATGGAGCaatgataaaaacaagaaaagggaTGGAGcaatgataaaaacaaggaaagggATGGAGcaatgataaaaacaaggaaagggATGGAGCaatgataaaaacaagaaaagggaTGGAGCaatgataaaaacaagaaaagggaTGAAGcaatgataaaaacaaggaaagggATGAAGcaatgataaaaacaaggaaaatggagcaatctggtgcaatctgagccaagaaacttttCCCAATACACTTTCCAAAAAGTATCTTTAataagacaaatttggatcaaaacaaggacaattgaccgatctggtgcaacctgagccaacaaattacccaaatACTTCCCAAAACCGTCACATAGGAGACAAAggccgtcccccccccccccccccccccccgaacatgttcataaaaatcaaggaaaattgagcaatctggtgcaatctgagctatcagtttttctttattttcaaatttctttatccaagcggagcgcgggcggagcccgcgcgtagcgaggtagttttttttttatctcccagcactgaaattttttttgccaagtggtgtctgtctggacattgttctagaattcatcttttagcacaatattagcgacactgtttggacaattctattaaaattaggcgtacaaactgattttgtttcggggaatcctctcagaggatcagaattttcatataatatcatcggaagctgttacaacgggaaaatgtgaaacttttgtcactttttaacatggaatttcatctttgagcgtttcaagcggactttaataaaatagttatttacgaattaagcagcggaagacactcaccggttcaacatgtgtatggtcattaaacctcaaaacatttcagtaagtggtttagacaaacacctcggacatgtgagggtgactggtttgtagctgaagagtttttttctaaagtgtgttctaaatacaaatgacgtactggtaatgatgtaatgagttgttctaatcttgttcttggaactcttgctgttccaagcttgttcttagcaagtcttggtgacgagaacaaagactatcaatgaaatctttagaaataacctctgacaacgacgacgatgacgacgacgacgacgataacaacaacaacaacaaatgacatcgacgacgacgacgacgacaacaacaacaacaacaacaacaacaacaacaacaacaacaacaacaacaacaacaacaacaaaaacaacaacacgagaacaacaacaatcacgacaacgaacatgacaacaacaacaccaacaactacgacgacaactacaacgactgggttatgatgacatcaccaatgatttaaaggccgttaaaaaatcgttaaatcctatttcttcactgattcttatgaaattttaaaggtaggtttgttgtccccaacttattttcactccatacttttccagaagaaaaacataattttggcagttaaaaaccgttaaatttcaattcttcaccgatatttatgaaattttgtgggtaggttcgttgtccccaactgattttcactctatacttttccagaagaaaaacataattttggcagttaaaaaacgttaaatttcaattcttcacctatctttatgaaatttagtgggtgggtccgttgtcccaaactgaattttaagacatacttttccagacaaaaaaccttatttttggcagttaaaaaccgttaaatctcaattcttcatcgatatttatgaaattttgtgggtaggttcgttgtccccaactgattttcactccatacttttccagaagaaaaacataattttggcagttaaaaaccgttacatttaaattttcacctatctttatgaaatttagtgggtgggtccgttgtcccaaactgaatttcaagacaaactattccagtcaaaaaaacttatttttggcagttaaaaaccgttaagtctcaattctacaccgatatttatgacattttgtgggtaggtttgttgtcagatttgacatgatggcagaattgaaagtgtgagatatcctgatgtttcacaatttatgctgcataattcagccccataggcgcttgaattttaggtggagttgggttttttttcagcccaaaccagtaacccccacatggttttcatgtccctttctgagagacttcaagaagtttcaatttgacgtcatgattagcctgccgcattagcaagtatgaaaacacgtcatcgatgacacattttaagacagagagagagagagagagagagagagagagagagagagagagagagagagaatcatgtacacacagatggacgacttcgcttggggtatgtactgcccggcagtacacatctactttatttatttgttcttctttctctctctctctctctctctctctctctctctctctctctctctctctctctcttttatgataggtggggggggggggggggggcggaaaccccggaaaccccccctggatccgctcCTGGGTTTTCATAGAGCGCAGTGGGAGACTCTGGCAGAACGTTTGGGAGACGCACACTTACTTCGGGGAACAGTATGCAGGGTAGCTAGACTAGGACGGGTTGGAGCTGAATTGTAACGCCTCTTTCTTTCCAAAACAAATGAATTAGTGGTATTGCTACTGTTCAGCTTTACAAAATGTTGCACCGATGTCACTCACGTATGGCCGCTGACCTCTGTAACCGTTTGGCTGCCATTCGCTGTCTGTGCTTTCTGACTGCGTCCACAATACTCCCACAGTGGTAGAAATCTGTGGAGTTATCCCTCACTGGCCGAATGGCTGCAATCACAGGAACATGGAATTCAATGACAATCACAGGAACATGGAATTCAATGACAATCACAGGAACATGGAATTCAATGACAATCACAGGAACATAGAATACAATGACAATCACAGGAACAtggcatacaatgacaatcaCACAAACATGGAATTCAATGACAATCACAGGAACATGGAATACAATAACAATCACAGGAACATGGAATTCAATGACAATCACAGGAACATGGAATACAATGACAATCACAAGAACATGGAATACAATGACAATCACAGGAACATGGAATACAATGACAATCACAGGAACATGGAATTCAATGAGAATCACAGGAACATAGAATACAATGACAATCACAGAAACATGGAATTCAATGACAATCACAGGAACATGGAATACAATGAAATCACAGGAACATGGCATAAAATGACAATCACAGGAACATGGAATACAATGACAATCACAGGAACATGGGATACAATGACGATCACAGGAACATGGATTTCAATGACAATCACAGGAACATGGAATACAATGACGATAACAGGAACATGGAATACAATGACGATCACAGGAACATGGAATACAATGACGATCACAGGAACATGGAATTCAATGACAATCACAGGAACATGGAATACAATGACAATCACAGGAACATGGAATACAATGAAATCACAGGAACATGGAATACAATGACAATCACAGGAACATAGAATACAATGAAATCACAGGAACAtggcatacaatgacaatcaCAGGAACATGGAATTCAATGACAATCACAGGAACATGGAATACAATGACAATCACAGCAACATGGAATACAATGACAATCACAGGAACATGGGATACAATGACAATCACAGGAACATGGAATACAATGACAATCACAGGAACATGGAATACAATGACAATCACAGGAACATGGAATTCAATGACAATCACAGGAACATGGAATACAATGACAATCACAGGAACATGGAATACAATGAAATCACAGGAACAtggcatacaatgacaatcaCAGGAACATGGAATTCATGACAATCACAGGAACATGGAATACAATGACAATCACAGGAACATGGAATACAATGACAATCACAGGAACATGGAATACAATGACAATCACAGGAACATGGAATACAATGACAATCACAGGAACATGGAATACAATGACAATCACAGGAACATGGAATACAATGACGATCACAGGAACATGGAATTCAATGACAATCACAGGAACATAGAATACAATGGCAATCACAGGAACATGGAATACAATGACAATCACAGGAACATGGAATACAATGACAATCACAGGAACATGGAATACAATGACGATCACAGGAACATGGAATTCAATGACAATCACAGGAACATGGAATACAATGACAATCACAGGAACATGGAATACAATGACGATCACATGAACATGGAATTCAATGACAATCACAGGAACATGGAATTCAATGACAATCACAGGAACATGGAATACAAAGACAATCACAGGAACATGGAATACAATGACAATCACAGGAACATGGAATACAATGAAATCACAGGAACAtggcatacaatgacaatcaCAGGAACATGGAATTCAATGACAATCACAGGAACAAGGAATACAATGACAATCACAGGAACACAGAATTCAATGACAATCACAGGAACATGGAATACAATGACAATCACAGGAACATGGAATACAATGACAATCACAGGAACATGGAATACAATGACAATCACAGGACACAACTGGCGGGAATGGCCGCAATGACAGGAACATGGAATAAAACAACAATCAAAGAAtcatggaagggggggggggggggagtggtaaCAATCACAGGattatgaaatgaaatgacaATCGCGGGAAACAACTGGCCAAATGGCTTCAATCCCAGGAACATTGAATAATGATAATATAACAATCACAAGAACATGGAAAAAAAACTAACAATCACACTAACATGCACAAATACAGCAATCGTAGAGCATGGGAAATAAAAGTGCACCACAAAGCGTATCTATTTATAGGTTAATGCAGAAACACGTCCATTGGAGTGCGCGTCCGCGcgcactttcacacacacacacacacacacacacacacacacacacacacacacacacatacacacacacacacgcatatagaCTAGCTTGGGACAcgttgcacccccccccctccccctctgaaACGCCCCTTATTCAAAGTTGATAAACACTTGATTGGCTAATATTGATGATCTCTAATCAACAATACATTTGAACGCACCCTTCCCTCGACCAGATATCTGTCCCTATATTTATATACTTACTACTAATCTGAAACACAAATCCTTTCCCGCGAGTcattcctttcttcttcttaaaCTCCACATCGACACATCCAGTACTGAAACACTCCTCTATCCTCTCGTTCCTGTGGTAGACCTTCATTAGGTGGCGCTCGTTCAGTTCTGTCACGCGCCAAATCTTCACGTGATCGCCAGCCTCGTTCGGGGTAAGGTCAAGGTTATCGGAGGAGATGCGCAGGCCAAACTGCCGGTGGACGCATATCCGCTTCCGGCAGATGCGCGGCGCTTCTTCGTAGTTCCACGGGTAGTCTGCGTGGCTGCGAAGGTACCCGTGTGTGATCTTTATAGTCCAGAAATCTCTGCTACAAATGTCGTAGACTGAATCTGTTGATAAATGAGAGAGAAGAGGTCTGAAGTTACGATGGTGCTTGATGGTAGGTTGGCAATTCATAGTCACTGAgatgaaataaaatatttaaaaaaaacatacataaattCTACCACCTCGTATACAAATACTGCCCCTGTAAAGTTCAAATTGTATGCACATTAATTTTTTCATTCAACAAATCTTCCATAAGTCACTGTGTTGCTTTTCTTGTCAAGAAGGACCCAACAGATTGTGGATAGCCGATGTATGTTGGACTTACTCGCTGAATAAAAAGATAACGTTACACTTAAAGCAGAAAGTTGGGGTTTGAACAATCCATCTATACGTTAAATTTTTACTAAATGCATTCTAATACCCGGTTGTTTTTTGACTGCACATGTACCGTTTCAAACACCCTCCCTCAAAAACCTTTTGAGGTAATCTGCAAATGATATGTGCGTTTCAGTGGCTGAGTTCTCCAAAACGGCAACCTGATCTCGCAAGAACCCAGTTAGCTAGTTAGCCATTCAGTCAGCCAGTTACTTAGTAAAAGCCTGCTCGTGCCTACGATtgtacagacctgggaacccatacgatttcgccgtatgttgtacgcatgattgtctagaattcGAGAAGTACGGTTAGTGGGataaaatacgacgagaaaaagtCCTAGACTACTCGTCTTCACAAGCGCATTCCAAAGCtaatccagtattttgacacatgattacagtgtttgtcagtaaacattgaaagaagcaaaCGTTTTGGTAAATTTAATCAACATAgcgacggacgcgtgtgaaatatgtttgaatcatggatgttcaaatgctgtttgGAGTGCACTAATTTTTctaaaaatacaccaagttcGCTTGAgtatactccaagtgcaaaacaggggttccgaGGTCTGaatgtacatgggagtttcagcccgcgaacgcaagaaaagaagaagaagaagaagttctcaCCTCTAGGTAGACACTGCGCCGCTTTGAGCTCCACGTAGTCGGGACTTCTCGCCATACACATGAGCCGGTCGGTCACGATCATGGGAACCTTGGTCCTCCAGGAAAACTGGCACTCGGGGCGCCAGTGGCATTGGTTCTTCTGCACCAGCAGAGTGTGGGTCATTCCGCGACAGTCGCCATCTTTACCGTGGCACCGGCGCTCCCAGCCTGCCACGCCGTGACGCAGTTCCGGTTGGAAGATGACGTGATCATCCGGGCACGCCAGCGTCATGGATTCTTTGTTGTTGGAGAGGCAGCGGCTGACCGTTGCTCGCACTGTGAAAATGAGAATGGGACGACAAATTGCAGTTTAATAAATGAATGGATGTTGAACAAGTCGGTTCACTTGCCAGATGTTGACCTTGATTGAAGTTTGCGGATGGGATAGGGGGAAGGGGGTTTCAAGACATGTCGACACTTCCGTCCCATTCACTGATCTGTAGTCAGGGGAcagaacacattttttaaaaaaatataaaaagaagtgaAGTATTTCCTTTGGATTTGAATAAAAAGGGGTAACGTACACAGTGTATCCTAGAACGTGTCGTCGGCATATCCCCTCTTCCATTAAAGATAgacttttttgtgttttgttttgctacgaCCGAGTCAGTGTTCCCAACTAACAAGGTACACACCGAATTTTAGGTCAATCTGCCGATAACTTTCAGAGATATTCAGGAGTTCTGACAGAAcgacaaactgacacacaaacacaccgagCGAATCACCCCCGCTCGTCCAATAAGTCGGCTAACCATTCCATGCATACCTGTAAATTGGCTGAGTCCAAACGACGCAAACTTCTGAGCCGTTTCACCGATGGTTAGGTCATCATCCTGAAACCTGCAGGCcttttctgaaacaaaaacaaacctcGCAATAATGCCCAGGAAATAGCTAGgtcctgaaaaaataaaataataaaaaccGTCCGAAACGTTTCCcacaaatatttttaaaaaaaagcacacaaaaaacatccCAATTCTCTATTCACCCACTTATATTGGTAAATAAAGTCGTTGTTACCATTAATGTTTTCGTTGAAACAGAAAACGATCTCTTCGTTATTTTGACTTGTGTTGTAtgttttgaatttatttttaattagaCAATTACACAGAGGCACATTTTTATATTCATCCTTTTCCTGAAACACCGGCGTAATCCCaatcttgttgctgtttttatTTGAGAACTCGGGACGCAAGTGACACAAAGATGACTAATTTATTTTTGAGAATGCAAttgtcttaaaggcacagtacgcctcccgtaaaccatcacagacattgtcaggcttttacacacagtacaaacacccttcaatttgaacgctcaccgaacgggaacatcctaggtgccatacgtaaagagcgatcaattttcaaagaattaattttgccgaTTGCctcctcacacaatcggaccgtggtgcgttttggcgctagacccaacttttaaaatctaaataataaattgacagcttcttacacaaacattcttcaatcataaaagaattctcttttcatcaagacaagatcagtacaattcgaagttttgaaagtttgaaaaaagaaaagcccggaagcagggtcacgcaaggtcgtggttctcgtagcagacgacggtttatgccaaacgccagttcctctgaacagtcaaaagccatcgctagagttcttgtgaaccacagccgtttggttcgtgcatagtcagaggtacataataacgtgctattgcagataagctcacagcgaattacaaactgacgacaacattgtgaaaaaggaaaactggatcacacgggttcacgatggctcaggggtaagataaaccacgcaaaaataaattctttgaacattgctcgctctttacggagggcacctaggatgttctcaagcggtgagtgtttaaatgaaagggtgtttgtactgtgtgtaaaagcctaacagtatctgtgatggtttacaggaggcttatTGTGCCTTGAAGGTCCTTACATGCAACATGGGATTATTACCCTCAGCACTTTTTCACACTCACAAACGCATATTCTTACGTTCAAACTTGATGACAAATCCTGACACCTCGCCGTCACTCTGCAACGCTCCGATGACGTAATCTATTATGATCCTTCCTGACGTCACACTAAACAAAACGTCATGCTGATTTTCTTCGCCTCGAAGGGTTCGCGTTCCACTCATGGTCACGTGATAAATAGTTAAGGTGTCCGTTGGAGAGATGTTGAAATCTTCCACGTACAATGATAGTGTGTGGTTTGACTTTGGGGTTAATATTTTTCTGCAGGCGGGAACCAAATTGGATCTTGGAAGACTCCACGGAAAGGCATCATGGCTGCGTATAACACCGAAATCCATCTCTATGACATCCTCCTCTTCGCACATCGTGATGACGTTATCTGAAAATGACAAAAATACACTTGTCGTCAGGTTGAGGGCCTATCGTATCGGATTGAATGATTGTTTCACGGGTTCACGCTCAGACCcggccacagacagacagacacacacacacacacacacacacacacacacacacacacacacacacacacacacgcatacatacacccagacatacacactcatacataaacacacacactcatacacacacacacacacacacacacacacacgcacgcacgtacgcacacacataaacacccacacacataaccacacacacacacactcatacataaacacacacacacacacacacaaaacacactaacacaaacaaaaaacacacacataaacacactgacacatacaaaaacacataaacaaacacacacacacacacacacacactgacacatacaaaaaaacacataaacaaacacacacacacacacacacacacacacacacacacacacacacacacacacacacacacacacacacacacaggtacggAACGTTTGCAGTCAGTCACTTGGTTAGTCAAGCAGTTCGTCAGTCCAAcactgagggccccaaagggtttaaaatcgtgatcgtgattggcgttttttgacctttctgtgaccgtgattgccgaaatttccatttctgtgatcgtgatgggactttgcccgtgatccgtgatgacacaaaaatcaagtctcgtgatcgtgatcgtcatttgttttcgtgatcgttatgggcattattgcaaagcattttattttcaacgtacatttttcacagctgtatcactctatgatcctctattcgtcaaggtgtttgtgatcgtgaaaacaaaaatcaaggtaactgtgatcgtgaaagctaaaatttcccttcccgtgatcgtgatgataccccccctttggggccctcaacacTAAGTTCTGCCATCATCAATGATCTCCCTTGTCTGTGCATTTTATTTAGTTCGTCTACAGTTTCTTCCCCTGGTTTGATTGTTTTCAGAGATCCGATCAAAAATATAACATGGAAAGGTGAGAAAAGAGACCGGTCGACAGAGATGGTGCGCTttttcgtgtatgtgtgtgtgtgtgtgtgtgtgtgtgtgtatgtgtgtgtgtgtgtgtctgtgtgtgtgtctgtctgtgtgtgcctgtgtgtgtctgtgtgcccgtgtctgtgtgcctgtgcctgtgtctgtgggTCTGGTTGTCCGTGTGGTATTCTGCACTCTCGTTCAGTGCTTGCACGTATCATTTCGGCCGTTAGTACATAATTATTAGTACATATTCTAACTGCGTGGAATGTAATTGTTTGCAGACATATTTATACCACGAATACGCGCAATGTGAAATAAACGATTGCGAGTAAGGCGCAAGTTCCGCGTTCTCGTTCAATACTAATGACTGCCATTAAATCCGTATTACTGACGCACCTTTTGGAACATAACCCGAAATATGTGGACAGCAGTTTTTGTGTGGACATATACCCTGCGATGTTAGTTCATGGAGAAACATGAGTAAGTGCGTTGTGAAAGGACGGCGTTTGGGTGTATTGAAGTGTTCCGCGTTCTTGTTCTATCGTGATTCTTTGCGGttttaaaatgtaaatattTGCACCTCTTAGTACAGAGCCCGGAGCACGTGGCCTGTAATTATCTGTAGTCAAACACCTTGCACTGTCAGCTGTTATGGAATCATGAGGACATTCTTTGTGAAAGAaaggtgtacacacacacacacacacacacacacacacacacacgcatacacacacacgtacacacatgctcgcacgcacacgcacacacacacacacacacacacacacacacacacacacacacacacacacactaaatctacctctctctctcgctcgctctcgctctctttctcgctctctttctctctctctctatcacattcacacacaaacacacacacacacacacactcacacacacacccacacacacacacaaacacacacagacacacacgcacacacacacacacaaacacacggccgtacacacgcacgcacgcacacgcccagacatacatacacacacacacacacacacactctctctctctctttctctatctctcttaaaTTGGCTCTTTGTTCCGGGTTCAAACTCACCCACAGGAATGCAAAGAGGATTGTTTACTATGACGTAATCAGGTATGACGCCAACGCAGCTTGTGTTTGTTGACGCCACAATGGGCATGCGCTCGCGCCATTTGAACATGCAGATCGGTTTCCAGTAACACTTGTTCATCTGAAATAAAAATGGCTCTTTACATTAATATAAATGAACAAGGCATAGTGACACGCGCCTGCAAGAGAATAATCATATTTACCTCAAACCAATTGCAAACAGAGAAAAACTAAAGGACGGACAGAGCTAAAAATGATATACAATTCTCCTCTTTGAGTTAAATAAAACG is part of the Littorina saxatilis isolate snail1 linkage group LG15, US_GU_Lsax_2.0, whole genome shotgun sequence genome and harbors:
- the LOC138948775 gene encoding uncharacterized protein produces the protein MSNVHRRWSFPTGLIVFGMLWPLVSSQQYRDVRFREKDNRAMWVKDITRRRDRVTLTCPMGTVIYGPQFLVGARADQNEATGRTVSERDCRGLAQNALTQMNKCYWKPICMFKWRERMPIVASTNTSCVGVIPDYVIVNNPLCIPVDNVITMCEEEDVIEMDFGVIRSHDAFPWSLPRSNLVPACRKILTPKSNHTLSLYVEDFNISPTDTLTIYHVTMSGTRTLRGEENQHDVLFSVTSGRIIIDYVIGALQSDGEVSGFVIKFEQKACRFQDDDLTIGETAQKFASFGLSQFTVRATVSRCLSNNKESMTLACPDDHVIFQPELRHGVAGWERRCHGKDGDCRGMTHTLLVQKNQCHWRPECQFSWRTKVPMIVTDRLMCMARSPDYVELKAAQCLPRDSVYDICSRDFWTIKITHGYLRSHADYPWNYEEAPRICRKRICVHRQFGLRISSDNLDLTPNEAGDHVKIWRVTELNERHLMKVYHRNERIEECFSTGCVDVEFKKKKGMTRGKGFVFQISTIRPVRDNSTDFYHCGSIVDAVRKHRQRMAAKRLQRSAAIPSWSCDKKEKYVHTTTAKDLEKKLKIGCKKGQVLTSISLVGHNGSCKGLTPDLFVQMNKCYWERDCTFNYNTTAANYMLKLFEGDSSVCVVKQPDTFTFSYECTHKKAPLFELFTTDGEMNATVKGGIIRSHSYHPWLYKRKDKPKALTLFRPIPHKKYKHFVFTIRSLNLVSGDSLKIRTGSKGEETKVTLNDTDAVALNESKTHVITDVKDDVVIVSLHTSSNTNGSEGFVLCFRWMRWKPKYKNKVAIACQKQLLPKKCKPKKG